The following coding sequences are from one Canis lupus baileyi chromosome 23, mCanLup2.hap1, whole genome shotgun sequence window:
- the LOC140615515 gene encoding olfactory receptor 51G2-like produces MATLNSSNSLSSTFYLTGIPGYEEFHHWISIPFCFFYLVGIMGNCTILHIVRTDPRLHEPMYYFLAMLSLTDMGMSMPTMISLFRVLWSISREIQFNICVVQMFFIHTFSFTESSVLLAMAFDRYVAICHPLRYAIILTPRLIIKIGLAALLRSAFAMIPLLARLAFFPFCHSHILSHSYCLHQDMIRLACADTKFNVIYGLVLISALWGMDSLGIFVSYMYILHSILRIASREGRLKALNTCASHICAVLILYVPMIGLSIVHRFAKHSSPLIHIFMAHIYLLVPPVLNPIIYSVKTKQIRQGVLHLLFPTKISSTMM; encoded by the coding sequence ATGGCAACCTTAAACTCCAGTAATAGCCTGTCCTCCACATTCTATCTCACAGGTATCCCTGGCTATGAGGAATTTCACCACTGGATATCCATTCCATTCTGTTTCTTCTACCTTGTAGGAATAATGGGTAACTGCACCATCCTGCATATTGTTCGGACAGACCCCAGGCTCCATGAGCCCATGTACTACTTCCTGGCCATGCTTTCCCTCACTGACATGGGCATGTCCATGCCCACAATGATATCACTCTTCAGGGTGTTGTGGTCCATTTCCCGGGAAATCCAGTTCAATATCTGTGTGGTCCAAATGTTTTTCATTCACACTTTCTCCTTCACTGAATCATCTGTGCTCTTGGCCATGGCCTTTGACCGCTATGTGGCTATCTGCCACCCTCTACGATATGCTATCATTCTCACCCCAAGACTTATCATTAAAATTGGACTTGCAGCTCTGCTTAGGAGTGCCTTTGCCATGATTCCACTTTTGGCCAGGTtggccttctttcctttctgccacTCCCACATCCTTTCTCATTCCTATTGTCTGCACCAGGACATGATTCGTCTTGCCTGTGCTGACACAAAGTTTAATGTTATATACGGGTTGGTTCTTATTAGTGCGCTATGGGGCATGGACTCTCTGGGTATTTTTGTGTCTTATATGTACATTCTGCACTCAATATTAAGAATTGCATCACGTGAGGGGAGGCTTAAGGCCCTCAACACATGTGCATCCCACATCTGTGCTGTACTCATCCTATATGTGCCGATGATTGGGCTCTCTATTGTCCATCGTTTTGCCAAACACTCCTCTCCCCTCATCCATATCTTCATGGCTCACATCTACTTATTGGTTCCACCCGTGCTTAATCCAATCATCTATAGTGTGAAGACCAAACAGATTCGCCAAGGAGTTCTCCACCTACTTTTCCCCACAAAAATCAGTTCTACTATGATGTAG
- the LOC140615287 gene encoding olfactory receptor 51G2-like yields MTGSNSSTEQSVLFYLTGIPGYENMNHFISIPFCMCYLIGVVGNCTILYIIRTDKSLHKPMYYFLAMLSLTDMGMSFSTLPTVLKIFWFDAREIEVNACVAQMYFIHTFSLMESAVLLAMAFDRYVAICHPLRYSSKLTPHRIIYIGVFIIFRCSIVLPVVLVRIPTFSFCHSHILYHSFCLHQEVIHLACADISFNILYGLFVIAFYWGVDSLGILLSYAFIFHSVLGIASQGGKLKALNTCASHICAVLILYVPMIGLSLVHRFAKHSSPIVHITMANIYLLIPPVLNPIIYSIKTKQIRQGFLRILAPKKVGFSHTWKG; encoded by the coding sequence ATGACAGGCTCTAACTCCAGTACTGAACagtctgttttgttttacctCACTGGGATTCCTGGCTATGAGAATATGAATCACTTTATTTCCATCCCTTTTTGCATGTGCTACCTGATTGGAGTAGTGGGCAACTGCACAATCCTTTACATCATCCGCACAGACAAGAGTCTCCACAAGCCCATGTACTACTTCCTGGCCATGCTGTCCCTTACGGACATGGGCATGTCCTTTTCTACCCTGCCCACGGTATTAAAAATCTTCTGGTTTGATGCCAGGGAGATTGAGGTGAATGCTTGTGTGGCccaaatgtattttattcataCTTTTTCTCTGATGGAGTCAGCTGTGCTTCTAGCCATGGCTTTTGACCGGTATGTTGCCATTTGCCATCCTTTGAGGTATTCCAGCAAACTCACCCCACATCGCATTATCTATATAGGGGTCTTCATTATATTCAGATGCTCCATTGTCCTCCCTGTTGTTCTTGTTCGTATTCCTACATTTTCCTTCTGTCATTCCCATATCCTCTACCACTCTTTCTGCTTGCATCAAGAAGTCATCCATTTGGCCTGTGCTGATATCTCATTCAACATTTTATATGGCTTGTTTGTCATTGCATTTTATTGGGGTGTAGATTCTCTAGGAATTTTGTTATCTTATGCTTTCATCTTCCATTCTGTCCTAGGCATTGCATCCCAGGGAGGGAAGCTCAAAGCTCTCAACACATGTGCTTCCCACATTTGTGCTGTGCTCATTCTATATGTGCCCATGATAGGGCTATCCTTGGTGCATCGTTTCGCAAAACACTCCTCTCCCATTGTCCATATAACCATGGCTAATATTTACCTGCTAATTCCACCAGTACTTAATCCAATTATTTATAGCATCAAGACAAAGCAGATTCGTCAAGGTTTTCTAAGGATATTAGCACCCAAAAAGGTTGGGTTTTCTCACACTTGGAAGGGATAA